The following are from one region of the Salmo trutta unplaced genomic scaffold, fSalTru1.1, whole genome shotgun sequence genome:
- the LOC115189422 gene encoding NACHT, LRR and PYD domains-containing protein 1b allele 3-like yields the protein MLFSPALDSICIQETGPICITDMLVLVQDSTHWLQIEPLTSTVQGVTVFRHRTPKGSYECTVSGLRWLCERDVILKYHFRNWEPYSHRLKDMQYTQGGPLLDITMELGELEEVHLPHCVCLGTNPSLRNEMKILHVEEHGVSLEEVHEVTRFHAKILHPKFSVISLILRLLSWNVDVHCELMLYLTVMKEINKLIPHLYLFPSNPGQILSVEQQESKFQGSKRFPNTRPEQSFKLNSSFRLNIPCSTSITPPRIHLINRDTTPSFFKVVMEITGIEMELIGDDERTVWKETLQKYEYISDTHSTSAVLGAGGPAESSLTGSAEQQLLSVRTEFVKRVSRPVLNELLDGLLQHTVINQEEMESVKVIAERAEKARDIIDMVLRKGNESCSRMINLLGELDPCLCSLLQINSVGVPT from the exons atgctttttagtccagcacTAGACTCAATCTGTATCCAGGAAACAGGCCCCATATGTATTACTGACATGCTTGTCCTTGTTCAGGACTCCACACACTGGCTTCAGATTGAACCCTTGACTTCTACTGTCCAGGGAGTGACAGtgttcag ACACAGGACACCCAAAGGGAGTTATGAGTGCACAGTGTCTGGGCTCCGctggctgtgtgagagagatgtcatTCTGAAGTATCACTTCAGGAACTGGGAACCCTACAGTCACCGTCTGAAAGACATGCAGTACACACAAGGTGGTCCATTGCTGGACATCACTATGGAGTTAGGTGAACTGGAGGAAGTTCATCTGCCACACTGTGTCTGTTTAG GGACCAACCCTTCCCTGAGGAATGAGATGAAGATTCTTCATGTAGAGGAACATGGAGTGTCTTTAGAGGAAGTGCATGAGGTCACCAGATTCCATGCTAAGATTCTCCATCCCAAGTTCTCAGTTATCTCTCTGATACTGAGATTACTGTCTTGGAACGTCGATGTCCACTGTGAGCTGATGCTCTATCTGAcagtgatgaaggaaataaataaactaaTTCCACATCTATACCTGTTCCCCAGTAACCCCGGCCAAATACTG TCTGTGGAACAACAGGAATCAAAGTTTCAAGGGTCTAAAAGGTTTCCTAACACAAGACCAGAGCAGTCCTTCAAACTGAATAGTTCCTTCAGACTGAACAttccctgttctacctccatcactccaccg aggaTTCATCTCATAAATAGAGACACCACACCAAGCTTTTTCAAGGTGGTTATGGAAATTACAGGGATTGAGATGGAATTAATCGGTGATGATGAGAGGACAGTATGGAAAGAAACTCTACAAAAAT ATGAATACATCTCTGACACCCATTCAACTA GTGCTGTGTTGGGGGCAGGAGGTCCGGctgagagcagtctgactggttCTGCAGAGCAGCAGCTGCTTTCTGTACGGACAGAGTTTGTGAAACGAGTGTCAAGACCTGTCCTGAATGAACTGCTGGACGGACTCCTGCAACACACAGTCATCAACCAGGAGGAAATGGAGTCAGTGAAGGTGATAGCTGAGAGGGCAGAGAAGGCACGTGACATCATCGACATGGTGTTGAGAAAAGGAAATGAGTCATGTTCCAGGATGATCAACCTTCTTGGGGAGCTGGACCCCTGTCTTTGTTCACTGCTTCAGATCAACAGTGTTggagtaccaacctaa